GCCGGTTCCGGCGGCCGTCGATGCAATCCGATCGTCAAAGGTCTCGGGCGGCGGCGTTGCGGGTTGCTTACGGTGTGCTGAGCCCAAACAACGGGGACCCCCGGGGGTCCCCGTTGAGTTGTGTGGCGGTTGGTGTGCTAGGCCTGGGGCGGTTCTTCGGTTTTGGGAGCCTCGGGGGCCTCGCTGGAAATCTTGAAGGTTTCCGGGGCCTCGGCGGCGGCAACACTCTTCTTCCAGGAGATCTCCAGACTGAGCTTCTCCTTGTTGTCCTTCTGCTTGGCCTCGACCTCGAGTTCCATGACGTCCTGGGGGGTTAGGGCGACGTGTTCGGCGCCGTGCTGAACGACGACGGTGCCGGACTTGATGCTCTTGATGAGCTCCTCGAGGTAGCTGACGAGTTGCTTTTGTTCGAGGTTGCCCTTGAACTCGACTTCCTTCTTAGCCATTTTCTCCTCCTCCGCGGGGTGTTGTGGGTTGACGCGCAAACGATGATATTGGTCCGTTATCGGAGTCGCGATTACCCGCCGACGATGCGACCTACTCGATCACGGTGGCGTTGAACTGGCTGATGGTGAGCGACTCGGGCTGGTCGGACTGCTTCCACTTGACCTCGAGCTCGAGCTTGGCGCCGTCTTCCTTCTGCTTGGCCTTGACCTCGACCTTGACGACGGTGCCGGGGCGCAGGACGACGCGCTCCTGGCCCTTCTGGATGACCACGGCGCCGGAGGTGAAGCCCTCGGTCAGTTTCTTCATGTACTCGCCGAACTGCTCCAGAGTGAAGGAGCCCTTGAATTCTATCTCGTTTTTCGCCATCGGTCCGTCTCCTTACTTGCCCTTGGCTTTACCGCCCTTAGTGCGGTTGCTGGTGGTTTTATCGGCCTTCTTGCCGCTCTGGGCGGTTTTCTTTTTCTTGCCCGTAGTGCTGGTTGTTGTGCTCTTCGTGGTAGTCTTTTTTCCGGCTTTCTTGGCGGTCGGAACCGGTTTTTTCCTGGGTTTGGGTTTCGCGGCGGCCTCGTTAAGCGCGGCTTTGGCGCCGGGGCGCGGAACGGCGGTCGCGCTGCCGATATGAAAGCCCGCGCTGGAGCGCCAGTTCAGCTTGAGGCTGAGCTTCTCCTCGTCATCCTTTTCCTTGGCCTTGAGGGCCACCTCGAAGGTCTCGCCGGGCAGCAGGATCAGGTTGTCCGCCCCGGCGGCGATGTTGAGTTCGCCCTTCTTCAGGCCGGCGACCAGCTCCTCGAGCCAGTGAACGACCTCGTCGCGCTTGAAGAGTCCCTTGGATGCTACCTTGTCCGACATTCGTCCCCCTTCTCTTGGCTTTTTTACATGGGAAGTATTCCTGTATGGCAAAGGTAAGTCATGGCTCAGCTAAGCGACACTGGTGAGCTTGGCGTTACACATACGCCGTCTCGCAAACCAGGGAATATCTGCATGGTAACCGGTGCTGATACCCGTCCCGGCAGCGGTGCGGGTTTCAGTCGCCGAGCAGCTCCCGACAGGCGGCGGCCGCATAGGTGAAATCGATCCCACCGCTGATTTCGTAGACCAGCGCTTCGGCCAGCAGCTCCAGGTAGGCCTCGTCGTCGACCTCGGTCAGGGCCTTGCCCAGGGGACGGTAGAACAGCCCCGGCGCCTTGGTGAAGGCGCTGAACAGGTCCCGACGTTCCGCGAGCCGGACCCGCCGCAGTACCGTCGGACCGCCGCCGTGACGCCAGTTGAGGATCACCAGCCCGGCGAAACCGGCGCGTAGCCGGAAGCGCCGCGGTCCGTAACGCTCCCCGATGTGAACGTTGTGCTTGTCCTCAACGTCCCAGAGCTCCTCGGGCTCCAGCTCGGCGTACCGCAGGCGCTTGTTCTCGCTGAGCACCCCGTGCAAAGCCGGATTGTTCAACGCCGTACCCGGATTGATCCGCGGATGCTTGGGCACGCCGACGACGATCCGCTCCCCGTGCTCGCGGCGCAGAACGAGGCGGTCGTTGGAGACGAAGTCCAGCCCCGGTCCCATCAGCTCCAAAGCCAGAGAGGACTTGCCCATCCCGGAAAAACCGGCCAGGGCCAGGGCGCGCTCCCCGGCGGCGACGGCGGACGCGTGGAGCAGCGCCCCGTCGCGCTCCAGCTCCCGGGCCAGAAAGCGCCCGTTGATGAAGTTGACCACCTGGTTGAGATAATCGCGGCACGGTCCATAGGCCAGCCAGTCATCGGCGCCGAGGAGGAACAGCATTCCCGTGCGCAGCTTGCGCACCAGGCGACCGTCGGGTAGCTCCAGGTAGGCCTCCTTGGGACCCGTCTTGCCCCCTTCCCGGGGCTTGATCTTCCAGTCGAGCTCCAGCTCCGTCGCCGGTGCGCTCCAGACCGTCAGCGTCGGCGCGGTTCGGACCTCGTCGACGAAGGAGCCGTAGTAGGCGCGCAGCTCGTCGACGACCCGGTCGTCGTTGCTCGCCAGTCGCAGGCGGTAACCGGCGAAGCGCAGGCCGAGATGCTTCTCGGCCGCGGCGCCTCCCAGCAGGCGGCGACGCAGAGCGGCGACACTCGGTGCGTCAGTCAGCGATTCGTTCGAGGACATAATCCACATAGAGTTCGGCGGCGTTGATGTCTCGAGTCTCCGCCAGACCGCGGAAGCCCCCGAAGGCCGAGACCTCGAAGACTACCGGCCCCGTTGGGGTCACGGCGATGTCGACACAGGTGAAATCCAGGCCGAAGAGGGCCTGGGCCCTACGGGCCAGCTCGATGACAGCCGGCTCCGGCTCGCAGCGGGCGTAGCGACCGCCGTCCGCCGTGGTGGTGTTCCAGGAACCTGCGCCGGCCACCCGGGCATAGCTGGCCAGGTACTCGCCTCCCAGGAAAACGATACCCAGATCCCGGCCGGGTAGCTCGATCAGCTTTTGCAGGTAGAAAACCCCAGGATGCTCGCGCTGGAAAGCCGCCAGCTCCTCCATCGACTCCGACCCGGCCTCCAGCAGGCGCATCCCGCGGGCCTTCGAGGTGAACAGGGGTTTCAGCACCGCTGTGCCGAAGCGCTGGACGGCGGCCACGGCGGCCGCAGCGTCCTCGGTGACCACCGTCGGCGGCAGGGGAATACCGGCGCCGGCCAGCGTCGCCGTACAGCTCAGCCGATCGATGACCCCGGCGATGGCCGCCGGGCGAGAGAAGACCGGCACGCCAGCTTCGTTGAGCACCCGCAACAACTCCAAACGCTGCAGGTGCGTCGGCGAATACTCCCCGGCCAGCTTCTTGACGATCACGGCGTCGAGGTCGTTGAGCACCACGCCCTCGGAAACGACCCGCCCCCGCTCCAGCTCGACGGACAGACCGGCGGTTTCCAGCAGGGCGCACTCGCAGCCGCGCTCGCGGGCGGCCCGTTGCAGGATGCGGGAGGACCAGCCGTCCCGCACTCCGATCACGGCGAGTCGCTTCATCGCCTCCCTCGGTTGTGTGATGACACTGCGGTCGATGAGCTACGGTTATGAGTGCACCCGGGAGACCGTTGAAAACAGCCCGGAGAAACCCCGATCGGACCGGCTCCCCGCCCCGCCGGAACCGGCACGGTTTTTGCATCTCGGCGACCGTTACGGCCGACGATAACGGTCCGCCTCCGCAAAAAC
This sequence is a window from Candidatus Coatesbacteria bacterium. Protein-coding genes within it:
- a CDS encoding amphi-Trp domain-containing protein; translation: MAKNEIEFKGSFTLEQFGEYMKKLTEGFTSGAVVIQKGQERVVLRPGTVVKVEVKAKQKEDGAKLELEVKWKQSDQPESLTISQFNATVIE
- a CDS encoding GAK system ATP-grasp enzyme; the protein is MKRLAVIGVRDGWSSRILQRAARERGCECALLETAGLSVELERGRVVSEGVVLNDLDAVIVKKLAGEYSPTHLQRLELLRVLNEAGVPVFSRPAAIAGVIDRLSCTATLAGAGIPLPPTVVTEDAAAAVAAVQRFGTAVLKPLFTSKARGMRLLEAGSESMEELAAFQREHPGVFYLQKLIELPGRDLGIVFLGGEYLASYARVAGAGSWNTTTADGGRYARCEPEPAVIELARRAQALFGLDFTCVDIAVTPTGPVVFEVSAFGGFRGLAETRDINAAELYVDYVLERIAD
- a CDS encoding amphi-Trp domain-containing protein → MAKKEVEFKGNLEQKQLVSYLEELIKSIKSGTVVVQHGAEHVALTPQDVMELEVEAKQKDNKEKLSLEISWKKSVAAAEAPETFKISSEAPEAPKTEEPPQA
- a CDS encoding amphi-Trp domain-containing protein, producing the protein MSDKVASKGLFKRDEVVHWLEELVAGLKKGELNIAAGADNLILLPGETFEVALKAKEKDDEEKLSLKLNWRSSAGFHIGSATAVPRPGAKAALNEAAAKPKPRKKPVPTAKKAGKKTTTKSTTTSTTGKKKKTAQSGKKADKTTSNRTKGGKAKGK
- a CDS encoding HprK-related kinase B; this translates as MWIMSSNESLTDAPSVAALRRRLLGGAAAEKHLGLRFAGYRLRLASNDDRVVDELRAYYGSFVDEVRTAPTLTVWSAPATELELDWKIKPREGGKTGPKEAYLELPDGRLVRKLRTGMLFLLGADDWLAYGPCRDYLNQVVNFINGRFLARELERDGALLHASAVAAGERALALAGFSGMGKSSLALELMGPGLDFVSNDRLVLRREHGERIVVGVPKHPRINPGTALNNPALHGVLSENKRLRYAELEPEELWDVEDKHNVHIGERYGPRRFRLRAGFAGLVILNWRHGGGPTVLRRVRLAERRDLFSAFTKAPGLFYRPLGKALTEVDDEAYLELLAEALVYEISGGIDFTYAAAACRELLGD